actaaatatatttaaatattaaataatttattttatttttaaatttataaaattcaaaaaataataattcttgaCTAATGATACATGTAAAAtggtatttataaaattaactaaacaaaacaagtgttttaaattttttttgttttgtctttaaATAAAGGTCATGTGTTCAACTTCTATCatcattatttttctgttttatttaaCTTATTGTCATATAAACGTCACATCAATAATCTATATAAGCATCGATATGTCACAtctcaatatttaattttggatgatcaattgaaaaaataataaaaatatttattctaaaaaataagaggactaaatattttaatttataaataaaagactaacatcataaatttaaaattataaaaaaaccaaaattataacttaaccatcatcatcatcatcatcatcatcatcataataataataataataataataataataataataataattcttcaATTCCACtattttttctcataatttaaGAAACATTTTGATGTATTTATTGAATTTatctaacatcattaaataaataacacatGATAAGAATAGatctttataatatttaatgtttgatATATACTAACTAACTATATGTGTGTCTGGAATATGTATTTTCATAAACTTatctaatatcattaaataacccatgataaaatataatagttgGATTGAAATAAGATAAGAGAAAGATATAATAaatctttataatatttaatgtttgatATATACTAACTAACTAATAATGTGTATCtgaaatatgtattttaatagACTTGTCTCACATCATTGGATAGCACATGATAAAATATAGTAGTCGGATAAAAATAAGacgagagaaaaatataatccTTATAGTATTTAATGTTTGATATATACTACCTAACTAATATGTGTGCgtgtgtgaggatcaaataACACTACCTGGCAAATTACATTTTGACATCAATTTTTGgtcatctatttttatttaattccaaagttaaaaaatttaatcatttatgtaATTCATCGCTACTATTATTATTGTGACTACACCTGTCACCTATATAGGATTGTGATGATGGTAGATTAAATAAAAGggttaataattatattaacatttgaatcaaataaaaaaattcatatatagaATTTGGGGCTAAAGTTTAATCTGACACATGTTTGAATACGTATAAGTATTTatagaataatcaaatatgaaaaaaaaatctcatgggagattttttataaaaaatatcccgttaaaaataaagtaaatatatttttttagaagctAAATGACTTTAGCTTTGTCaacttatttgatttttttattttattttattttcttctacatGATCTCATTgagaaacttatttaaatagaGTTCAGTGTCATTCAATCCCACTcctatatataaataacacCTTAAATGAAAACTTTTTATTGTTAATGTGATAAGAgagaattataaatataaaacattatgttttatttaaatgatttcgtttgatttttaaaagaaaagtcatgtcccttagtaaaaaaaaaaagtcattcacAGCAAGCATAAAATTAACATGTGATTAAGTATGATTTGattaatataacattatatatcaaccaaatcaaatcaatatttaatatttcgCGGTTtagttgaatattttttttaaaacttataaatacaacttatgacacttccttaaaaatataatttatgacaCTTACAAACATATGCTGACAACAAAACTTAGTTTATAAGTGAACCGAAGGAAAACAGTAGATAACTTAGTTGATGGAGTATAGTGCATGCTTGAAAATtagataaacaaatatttttgagaaaaaagaaattttatgaaaagattaagatttttatttttttagttttgagaCAAATATTTTGAGTGCCAAGCGTTAACATCGGGCATTGAAGCATTAACTGTTGGAACATCAACTGATGCAATTTCAACACTGGTTAACTAAGCCTTGGCTGATTGAAAAGTTAAcgaaatttatatgtattttctaatataaaCAAGTCATTGTCAGCTTGGTCCGCACAAGTCTACGGGAAGGAGTCACAATCTCACCATAGGATTTTGGGAGTTATGCAAAACATACCACATCCATCcacatgcatttttttaaaaccttttagtcagattaaaattagagtatttaatttttatattacaaattattaaataaagattttattttaattaaaaaataatagtactaCGGTTATGTGTCTATATATAATACTTAattcatcaaaatcaattaaaaataattaaatcagttaattataattaataattttataattttactttttttcttctcaaaattAAGCATATAATCAAATAGTTTaagtgataattatttttaatcaatgagATTATTTGTAGTTCAAGGAATAAGTTTTTTAACCAATGATTATGACTCATATTGTTAATAATCCAATAAATACATcatatttatacatttaaaagtattacaaaattaataattaatagattTACAagtaatcttatatttttataattaaaataaaaatatttccatttttatataaagaatCAGAAAATAGAGGTAgtacaaaaaatatacaaactATGGTATCTAAGTTTGAATTATTTAAGAATTAGTATTGCTATCCTCGTGAATTGGTCAATTTCGTCATTCTCTGTATACAAAAAAGCTATAGTAACATGAAATCACAAAGTGAAACtcataatgttttatttatttataaaaaaaataaaatgatataaaacatATGGTAAAATCTCATGTTATTCATAAAGAGTCACAATTTACTTAATCAATGCTGGCTCATATTGAATAGAGATATTAACGATTATGTCTGGGGATATATAAAACgtggcatatatatatatatatatatatatatatatatatatatatatatatatatatatatatatatatatatatatgaacaataATACACACACAATCAATTTGAGGGACTATATAATGTATGAACTCAGATaagctgataaaaaaattcatattctaGCTAAGTAAATACATTATACTTACACTATTAATTGATGAAactcaatttattattattaatattattagattTATCGTATCAACGTATagttgtaaaaatatattaaatctgGTGATTTTGGTCGAATTGACTCAATCAAGAATCAATGGATCGATTGATCCGCTTAAACTATTGGATTAGAAActtaataacaatataataactaataattatcATGTTCATcttgatataatttaatatttatatattttatacattcatatttatttagttGTTCATGATCATTtgacaatttttatatttaggctaaaaaataacaacaGTTTTCTTAGAAACTTAATAATAACACCCAAcaaaacaatttataataataagtaattatgtaatattaaaatataaaccataaattactaatattttattagttatattatatatatttttaattttttgatatatATCGAATAAAAAAGTTACCCAGCGGGTTGATATTTGATCCACGGATAAATTTTCATAACCCACCATGCATACGAAACTtgatttctaattattttaaggCTAACTACTGACAAAACTAATTCGAAGTTAGTTGAAAATTGGACTAATTAGTAACTCGgtaattttgatttataaacTGAATAAGTTgaacttaattaaattaaaaaaataaatcgtaAAATAATGGAGTTAAACCTAAGTAAAGTACAGCTCCAAATTAAAGTCATTAAATAATGGAGTTGAACCTAAGTTAAGCACAGCTCCACTTGTTTGATTTACACATTTTAAGCGCTGCATATCTGTTGTACAAAGTCGAAAGTCAATAAGCATGCTTATTTATGTTAActagtatattaaattttgatagACGAAGAGAAATTTCAATATAAAAGGACGGAACAATTAACAATAAATGTCTtcttaaataaatgttatagAACAATCCTCTTTTATTGCCAATAACTTTCCTTTAACGAAGAAAAATCCTCTCTAGtaccaaaaaatacaaaaaagagtTAGACTTTTTTAAATGACATTAATAAATTATCCGATCCTTAGAGTACAATAATGCtcgaaagaattaaaaaaaggaatacaatatataatcaaaacagtaacaataatatgaaaattgtaACAACTAAGGCCATAATTCCATTATATAATAGCTACCGAGGCAACAAACAAAAACTCCAACCAGAGAGTGTAACTGTCATTAACATGTATTATTATGCCAATCATTAACCCTATAAAAGAAAGAATCACActcacaagaagaagaagaagaaaatcattAGAAAATCGTAAAGACTGCAGTGGAAAGAAtaggaaaaacaaaagacaaaatcCGAACCAAACACACTGGAACTCCACGTGGATGACCTGGAACTCCCgactacaaaatataaaataaatattgtaaaaaagaagaagaagaagaagaagaagaaaatgacgTGATATTTTGGCTATATAAGTAGTAAGTTACGACTTTATTTATGAACGTGTCACTCACAGAATTCTCGCCTGCTCCAAAAACGTCCTGGCACGTAACAAACTCacccttctttttctctcttctgtTTACGTCTACGCATTCATTCATTCACTTAACTTATCATCTTCCTAGCTCGCTccgtttttctctctctctcgccaAACGCTTCTTCCACTATGCCTTCCCAATCGGTTCTGGTTACCGGAGGAGCCGGTTATATCGGTAGCCACACCGTCCTTCAGCTTCTCCTCAGCGGTTACCATGTCTTCGCCGTCGACAATTTCGACAATTCTTCCGAAACCGCCATCAACAGAGTCAAGGAACTCGCCGGAGAATTCGCAAATAACCTTTCCTTTTCCAAGGTATGCCGGAGAAAAACTCTGTTTTGATTGGTTGCACGGCCCTCAAAATTggtttattttgtgttttttttttgtttgtttgatttgtgttTAAGATTTGTTTTTTCGATTTTTGGATTCAATATTTGGGTTTGTGTAGTAATACTAtgctttttctaaattttttacgGGGCCTATTCCGCTTTGTAAATTGTGGTGGGCCCCACCGACAGGTAAAAGCAGCAAAAGTGTTGCGCTTCGCTTTATTCCAtagtttatagttttataaACAGACGGTGACATGTTAAAATCACGAGTGTTTCATAATCATACGAAGCTCTGTCTGTTTCACAATTAACCCGACAAGTACATAATGTACTTTTTGATGTGATGTGAGTTTAAGATCCAAATCCAATATTACCTCggatcttttttttataaggaatAAGTTTGCACACCGAAGAAAGTAGGAAGTATTGCTCAGTTACTTTCCATGATGTCTAATTTCGTTTCCAATTAGACTCGTATTTGTATGTTTCTTTTTCTCCCTCTCAAGTCCAATTGATGTTTCTGTGATTTTTTAAGCCAATTTTTTGTCTGTTTAGTTGCGAACTCTGGTTTTGATTATCTATACAATTACTTTATTGAGGTGATGATTAACTCTTCATTATATTTTTCCTGCTGCAGCTAGACTTGCGGGACAGAGCTGCCCtcgagaaaatattttcaaccaATAAGTAAGGATTTGGcagaaatttttataattgaaaaagaaaaaaatgattgttcttttctttgtcgGTGCTTCATGTTTTCTTGTACTAGTTTGTTAAGTTGTAACTGTTTTTCATTCATGTATGTGTCTTTTTCCTGCAGGTTTGATGCTGTGATACATTTTGCTGGGCTTAAGGCAGTGGGTGAAAGCGTGGATAAACCACTGCTCTACTTTGACAACAACTTGATAGGGACAATCGTTCTATTTGAAGTCATGGCTGCCCACGGAtgcaagaaggtatattcatttgttttttttactttttgggtcTTGTGTGGTTTGCCTCAACTGCATtgacaaatataattatattcatgAATATGTCACACTTTCATAGCATTTCAATTTGTGAGACCGGAATCAGGGTCCTTAATGGGTCATAAATGTCATATTCATTTAGTACTGGCAGTGAAGTGGGAAAGTGTCAACCGTTAAATTGCAAccgtttgttttaaaaaaataaatagaagctTCATGTTATGATGAAGTGTAGACCTTTTCCTCTCCTATCCCCTGCTATTTTGAAGTGTCTTGTGGAATTGGTTAcgcattaattatattttcttgatGCTGCAATCTGATTATTTAActgattttatatttctttgaaTGATTTCAGCTTGTGTTCTCATCTTCAGCAACTGTATATGGCTGGCCAAAGGAGGTCCCATGTACCGAAGAGTTCCCTTTGTCAGCAACAAACCCATATGGACGAACCAAggttttgcattttaatttcataattataatttgttgaATACTAACAATGATATCTAAtgagagtttttctcttttcagctTATCATCGAAGAAATTTGTCGTGATATCTACCGTGCAGATTCTGATTGGAAAGTTATACTGTTGAGATACTTCAACCCAGTTGGTGCACATCCCAGTGGTTATATTGGTGAAGATCCTCGTGGAATTCCAAACAATCTCATGCCCTTTGTTCAACAAGTGGCAGTTGGCAGACGCCCTGCATTGACTGTTTTTGGAAACGATTATAAAACAACTGACGGCACTGGAGTATGTTCTCACTGTTTTTGACTTGGTTTAGTGAACATTTTCCTTGAAAGATTTAATGCAATGCTCACACACACCCTATACATATTAGAAAATTGAGAAGAGATACAAGTGACCTAAGTTGACGAGGCCAAAAATCATAAGAATAAGATAAGACTTCCACAGCGATATCCCATTAATTTGATGATATGAGCTCTATTTATAGGGCCTATTAGAGATGtcattaacaattaataaacaTTTGTAACAacctaactaactaactcattTCATAACTGATACAACTAACACTTGATTAATATCCTGAAACAATACACTTTTTTGGAATATTTTGATGATCTGGACATCCTGAGCTACCATAGTCACAGTTTGGCCATTCTTACATGCCTATATTCCCATTTCCTAAGATCTGCCTTAGATTTCTTCAAGAATCTTACAGAACGGACCTTTTTTTTCAGGTTCGTGATTACATTCATGTTCTTGATTTAGCAGATGGGCATATTGCGGCATTGCGTAAACTCAATGatcctaaaataggtattattcctaattattattttcttctaataACTTACTGTGTTCTTTTGGTAAACTCTGGCATTAGCAATTATTGTGAATGTGAATTGAATGATTAATTTCTATAAGGCAGTGATAAATTTTCCTATTGGCcatttttgttttggatttCTTTTTATGTTGAAACTCTGGTCTTTTATCCAATCGAACTGTGATCCATGTAGCTGACCTGACTTAGTGtgataaggctttgttgttgtcgTCATGTTACTTTGGTAAAATTTTGTACTGTTTGTATATACAGGTTGTGAGGTTTATAACTTGGGAACAGGAAAGGGAACATCTGTTTTGGAGATGGTAAACGCTTTTGAACAGGCCTCTGGAAAGGTAACAGACTTGTAACTTCATGTCTTTTCTTGTATCTATTATCTATTATCTATGTAGTATATTATAAACCTTGCTGCAATTTTTTGGCAGTTTTATATAAATGCAATTTGGTTCTCATTTtcgttgtttttctttcttcccgGGACTTCAAATTTGATAGAGTAACCATTCATCTGACATACTAAATCTCTATTATCATGTGTTCTGATAAGATACAACGAAATGGAAGAAATGTGAATCAAACTCAAACCTAGTCGTTTTTTTGGACTGTCAATTTTCATGCATCTGTCCCGGTGCATTCCTGATTCTTTTGAACCTCAACTACATGTTTTGTCTCTCTGATTGGTAGACACAACAACATGAAAGGGGGCAACTAAAATTTTAGAAAGCAAACATCTTCCCTTCCTACGCAACGGATCTGTTCAATTTCATGTTTAAGTGTTTTAAATAGATAAACCTAAAACATCTTGAACCAACTTGTTTATGATATTCTTCAGTACCTGACTAATATAATCTTACAATTTATTAATGTTCAGAAAATTCCACTTGCAATGGCTGGTCGGAGACCTGGAGATGCTGAAATTGTTTATGCATCAACAGAGAAAGCggaaagagaacttaattggaAGTAAGTATTAATTTGCTTCAAAGTGAATAATTACATGACATGAGATTTAGCTCAACTTAAGGCTCTCAGTTTTCTGCCTGAACTGAACATTTATGATTTTGTTCATTGTCATCaccatcctttttttttatcagcgaaaagaaaatttatattagaGATTGTGCAGTTTACAAGTAAACCACAACAGCCACAATAAATGGTTACCCACTATTTAGAGAAAGAATGTCACCAAATAGCAAGAAACCACCTAGGCTGGCAACATTTAAACCAACAAAAGCACACAATCCGTGCCCAAATTAAGTCATCACCGTCCTTGTGAATATCACCGCCACGATATTAAATGACTGAATACTTTCACGTCTATTCAAAACTCTTTTCGGTCTTTTCAATTTTGCAACTAATTACACATGGAAATGTTTTCGTCttctgataaataaaaaaatgggcAAGGTTTCTCTAATTGTTATTTCcgctccctttttctttttttctcacaaATTTATCGCCGTGCAGGACTAAATATAGCATCGATGATATGTGCCGCGATCAATGGAATTGGGCTAGCAAAAACCCTTATGGCTATGGTGCATCTGCAGATTCCTCCAATTGATGTCGATGATTGTCGGATATAGTATATATGTTCTCTTTTGGGGTCTTTTTGAACCCTGTCGCCCAATAGGTCCCTAAAGTTTTTCTTTAGCTATTCTAAGGTGGAAGTTAAATCATTTCCTAGtttattatgaattataatAAAGTGGTAAATAAGTAGTGGTTTAGTTTACTTAGTGATTCTTTAGGTTCCAACTCACAGAATATTGAATGGGTATTCTCTCATGTTCTTCATGAACATGACTGCATCCTGTTTTGTAAATCTAAACCACACATTATAGAGTATGACTAACCGGTATAATCTTACCTTACCTCATTATCCATAATAAAGTTTTACATAGCATTATATgcttttgattttccttttattttctcttggatttttttataactatcgTCGGATGAGGAAGCCATAATCTCGCAATCTAATTcttctaatgatttttttttcatatatgagGTTTAAGCCGGAGATGTTAATTTCAGCAATATTAGACCTATGCAAACTCCCAACAGTTAAGAGTATCTTAATGTAACAATTATGCTTAAGTTACTTTTAATGAGCCCTGCAACCATGAAATGAGGTTTATGCATTGTTTCGTGGACATTAATATCatgaaaaaagaatataattctCATAAtatatatggattttttttacaaaaataaatcataataattacACGGAAAAGAGAAGGGTTGCAATAAATAATCACTCATCCAAATGAAGAAGTTAGCATTGTGCATCGGGCACAATGTTAACTCGGTTAACCAGGAACGCAAGCTCATGAGCAACATCCTTGAATTGGAGAACTCCTCCATTGTTGCATTTTGATAGCAACCGTGCCGCTTCTTCCTTTGTCAATTTAATCCTCACTCTcatctcttctttttctcctaCTTCATTACCACTACCAAACCTTGTTTTCTCAAACTCTTTTTCACTATCTTCTCCCAAAATGGTAGGTTCTGATTCTGCAAACCGGACAGTTTTCTGCACTGCCTTCCTTGGCCTTTGTTTTCTGGTTAACTCATCTCTGTAAACTGGTTTTGTGACTTCCAGTGGCTCTACTTTCACTTTTTTATGTGATACTTTTCCATTAAAGCAAGCAAATATGGTGCGAATCATTCTTAATTAACAAGATTACAAGCGTgagttttgagtttttttatcaAGGAACGAAGGAGAGGGAAGATACAATAAGAGAATGTGAAGGAGTgaatttatactaataatttggTTTGGTCTAGAAAAGTTTGAAGTGCCAACCGGGGCATGCaaagaaaataatagtaaaaggTGTTAGTTACCTTGGAAATTTTATTAGCCAATGAGGAAATTTAGTCACGACTAGGAATCTATATTTAGTCAAGCTTCAAGTGATTGATTGTCAAATTAGATGTTTCTCTTTTGTGTACATCTACATACTGAAGTTAAAAAGACTATATTATCATTGTTGAAAGGGTCAATATGCATATATGGATTGAGGGCTTTATTGGTGTTTCAACTGTGAGCTGAATGGACACCTTGGCCACCTCTACAGCTTGTGATCCGTTCAAGAAGGTGAACACTGTCCATTAGAGACAAGCCCTTCTACTTTATTTAATCCTGTAAAGCACATACTAAGGAGGGTGCAACTTGAAGTTTTACATCACGGCATCTTGGAAAGTGATGCGAAGAATGAGTCATGGAGAAATTATGCAACGCGCTTTGGAATTTGGATTGAAATTAGACTAAGCTGAATGAAACTAAGTCAATAAGATCATGTTTCGAAACCATAGTTAGACTAATTAATATGATTGATATTTGACTATGCTGAGACTAGTCAATATGATTATGTTTCCAAACCATAGCTTTTGTTACCCATTCGTGTTACTATCAATTTGGAGATTTAAATTAGACTAAGACGATACTAAGTCATTATAgtcaattttgtttcaaaaacAGATAGTTTTTCTTACCCATTCGTGTTActatgattatgtttcaaaactATAGTCATTCATTATATTGCTCCTATCTATTAGACACTTAGTTTCAGTTTTAGTTGTTTGATTTTGGCTTTGGTCTAAAAGGTTAAGTTTGAAGTATCTTCCAACCATTCTTTTGTGTGAAGACTCGGTGCCATTGATGCTAGAAGCCAAAGACACTAATTGTTTGTCCTGCTGCTCCCAGTTTAGGTACTCTAGCTTTTGCTGTCTAGTTAGTTCATGTTCTTCATTCAATAACCTTTTTGGCCTCAATTTTCTGATATAAGCTTATGCAGCTGATAACCCTTGATTGTTGCAACAGCCTATTATCTCCACGTAAGATAGTTTTcatgtgtgtttgtttgcagTCAGCACACGTTTTTATGCATGCTTAGATCAATCCAAGAATCTTGTGACATTGGATTCAGCTAGCGTTTGAGACTTGTTAAT
This genomic interval from Glycine max cultivar Williams 82 chromosome 5, Glycine_max_v4.0, whole genome shotgun sequence contains the following:
- the LOC100812565 gene encoding UDP-glucose 4-epimerase GEPI48-like: MPSQSVLVTGGAGYIGSHTVLQLLLSGYHVFAVDNFDNSSETAINRVKELAGEFANNLSFSKLDLRDRAALEKIFSTNKFDAVIHFAGLKAVGESVDKPLLYFDNNLIGTIVLFEVMAAHGCKKLVFSSSATVYGWPKEVPCTEEFPLSATNPYGRTKLIIEEICRDIYRADSDWKVILLRYFNPVGAHPSGYIGEDPRGIPNNLMPFVQQVAVGRRPALTVFGNDYKTTDGTGVRDYIHVLDLADGHIAALRKLNDPKIGCEVYNLGTGKGTSVLEMVNAFEQASGKKIPLAMAGRRPGDAEIVYASTEKAERELNWKTKYSIDDMCRDQWNWASKNPYGYGASADSSN